In Bacteriovorax stolpii, a single genomic region encodes these proteins:
- a CDS encoding amino acid--tRNA ligase-related protein — MRKVKLAAQFQILWAIRQFFIQRNFVDVLPPPMVQNPGMETHIHPFQVAHVRTQSLSPWYLNTSPEFHMKELLSLGFENIFTLGYSFRDEPNAPNHRPQFLMLEWYRTGAHYTKIMEDCEELFKFTLNSLNEKNLPVDQTLLNAKFERATIQELFLDMLNVDILNFLETKDLKELIEKNFKDVPLPVQGEELSWDDYYFLLFLNKIEPHLAHYPYLLLYEFPNHLSALSTLKPEDQRVCERFEIYSKGVELCNCFNELRDLKIQKERFHFQAKEKEKLYGYKLPEPQVLYQAMERGLPVSSGIALGVERLLKILTDIENPFWE, encoded by the coding sequence CTCAATTTCAAATCCTTTGGGCGATAAGACAATTTTTTATCCAAAGAAATTTTGTGGACGTTTTACCTCCTCCGATGGTGCAAAACCCAGGAATGGAGACTCACATACACCCTTTTCAGGTGGCCCATGTACGCACGCAGTCTTTAAGTCCTTGGTACCTAAACACTTCGCCAGAATTCCACATGAAAGAGCTTCTTTCGCTGGGATTTGAAAATATTTTTACTCTTGGTTACTCATTTCGTGATGAACCCAATGCTCCCAACCACCGCCCGCAGTTTTTAATGTTGGAGTGGTATAGAACCGGAGCTCACTACACGAAAATCATGGAAGATTGTGAAGAGCTTTTTAAATTCACACTAAATTCTCTCAATGAAAAAAATCTTCCGGTTGATCAAACACTTTTAAACGCCAAATTTGAGCGCGCGACTATCCAGGAACTTTTTTTGGATATGTTAAACGTAGATATCCTGAACTTTCTTGAGACGAAAGATTTAAAAGAATTGATTGAGAAAAATTTCAAAGATGTTCCTCTTCCTGTTCAGGGTGAAGAACTCTCTTGGGATGATTATTACTTTCTGCTTTTCTTAAATAAGATTGAGCCACATCTAGCTCATTATCCATATTTGCTTTTATATGAATTCCCAAATCACTTAAGTGCTCTTTCAACTTTAAAACCTGAAGACCAAAGAGTGTGTGAGCGTTTTGAAATTTATTCAAAAGGCGTCGAGCTTTGCAATTGTTTTAATGAGCTTCGCGATCTCAAGATTCAAAAAGAAAGATTTCATTTCCAGGCAAAAGAAAAAGAGAAGCTCTATGGCTATAAACTTCCCGAGCCGCAAGTGCTTTACCAGGCGATGGAAAGAGGTCTCCCGGTTTCCAGTGGAATTGCATTGGGAGTTGAGCGTTTATTAAAAATCCTGACTGATATTGAAAACCCGTTTTGGGAATAA